CGAGTGATCAGCTTGTCGACATGAAGCACGAGACTGTCGGGACGCAGCAATCGCCTGACAATAAGATTTTGGCCGCCGCCGACAAGGAAAATGTCCTTTTCGCCTGGATAGATGACCAGCCTGCCGGTGTCGGATCCCACATTCATCCGTAATGCTCCTTCGCGAAAGAGCAAAAAGGTAAAAAGGAACCGGCCTTCGCCTTCCAAAAGCACTCTGGCTTTTTGTGGAGGCGGCGAGGTTAGGATAATGTCTTTTTCCAAGGGAACGATTTCGATCGGGATTTCGGTCTCGTAAGTGTAGGTGTCACCGGCAACAACCATCAGCCAAATAAAAAATGCCGCAAGAGTCGAGGCGATTTTGGCGCGACCGGACGGCGTAAGGAAAGGTTTTCTGTTGTCATCGCGGTGCAGCATAATTTCCGCGCAATTCCGCAGATAAAGTTCTGCAGAATACAGGTTATCTGACAGCCTGCTTGATCTCAAAGCCGCGGCTGATTTCGCCGTTATCGATGCGAAGGTTATAGCCGCATTCGGGATTGGTGCACACCCAGGCTTTGAACCGGATGGAGCTGCCGTCTCTACCGTAATCGGAGAGAGGAACGAGCACCCCCTGTTTACATTTCAGGCATTGGGGAAAAGAGGTTTCCATTTTTACTCCCTTTTTTAACTGCCAATTTTTGAAGAGACCGGCGCCTATAGTTTCTTTCGGACACTTTTATAGATTTAGAAATTCACAGTAATTATCCAGTGCCGCCATGCCGGTGTCAACAGTCATAATCTGAAAAAAGGGCGCGGCAGCGAAAGGGTGCCTGCGCCCTTTTTGCAAAAAGGACAAATTTTCATGGAACGAGTACAAAGGGTCGAACCGCTATTCGCGCACAACCCACACTTTGATCTTTGCCTCTACTTCGCTGTGGAGTTTGATAGGCACGTCGAAAACGCCCAGCTGCTTGATCGGTTCCTCGAGCAGTATCTTTTTACGATCGATTTCGATGCCCTTCTCTGCCAACAGCTCGGCAATCGTTTGATTGGTGACGGCGCCGAAAACTCGGTTTTCTTCGCCGACCTGAACGGTAGCGGTTACTGAAACATTTTCGAGCTGCTCGGCGAATTTTTTCGCCTCGTCGATCTCTTTTTGTAGACGACGCATCGCCGCCGCCTTTTCCTGCTCGATGATTTTCAAATTCGCCGGCGTAGCCTCGACAGCATATCCCTTGGGAATTAAATAATTTCGGGCATAACCGCGCTTGGTTTCAACAATGTCTCCGGCTTTGCCGAGCTTGTCGATGTCGCTTTTCAGTATGATCTTCATCGGTGTTTTCCCTGTCGCAGTTTATTTTGCAATGTCCGAGATGTAGGGGATAAGAGCCAACTCTCGTGCGATTTTAATGGCGCTCACCAATTGCCGTTGGTGTTTGGCGCAGGTGCCGGAAGTACGACGAGGAATGATCTTGCCTTGCTCCGTCGTAAACCGCAGCAAGCGTTTATCATCCTTATAATCAATATAAGTTACGCCTTCTTCGCAAAAGCGGCAAATTCTTTTTTTCTTGAGCATCCTTTTCCTCTGACGTTTAGAGTTAGATTTTTAGATCTTGATAGCCGAAATCGAACTCGGTCGGACCGACAATTTGTCGGCCTGAGGCTTCCTGGGCTTTAATCTCCGGTTGCAGGGGTTGCTGTTTTTCCTCTTCGGCCGGAGCGGCTTCCTCTCCGAGATCGCGTGAACCGGAATTTTCGAGAAATTGTATTCTGCGGGCACGGATCTCCACAACGCTTTTATTGTTGCCCTCTTCGGTCTTCCAGGAACGGCTTTGCAGCTCGCCGTCGACAAGCACAACGGTCCCCGGCTTGAGCATCTCATGGGCGATTTCAGCCAATTTCTGCCAAGCGACGACCCCGACATGGCAGACGCTTTCCCGCCAAATACCGGCGTTGTCGCGGTATTTGCGGTTGGAAGCGATATAAAAATTGGTGACGGCCGTTCCTGCCGGTGTTCGACGCAGCGTAGGCTCGCCGGTCACCGTGCCGGCTATTAGAATGGTGTTGATGTCCGGCATCTTTAACTCAGACATGTTCCTGCTCCTGCAGAACGTCTTGCCTCTGCCGATTAAGGTGAAGGTGTCTCAAAGTTAGTCCTGCTTTTCTTCGGCTTCGTTTTCAAATGGCTCAGCCGCAGGTTCCTCCTCTGCTTTCGCTGATTGTTCGGCGGTTTCTGACGCTTTTTCAGATTCTGCGGCGGTGACTGCTGCAACCGAGAGTTCCGGTTCGGCAGCCGGCTGCGGCGTGGTCGCAATGCCTCGAGCGGCCAGTGCTTCGATGGCTTTTTTGTTCATCAGCAGCGTTTTATAGCGCAGGACCGCTTCGTTCAGACGCAGTTCGCGCTCCAGCGCTTTGACGATCGTCGGCGGGCCGTCGAAACGAATCAAAACATAATAGCCATACTGACGCTTCTTGATTTCGTAGGCCAGTCGTTTCTTGCCCCACTTTTCCGTGACGTTGATTTGGCCGCCGTTTGCCGAGATGAACCGCTCGTATTTGTTGACGATGGCGTCGATCTCTTCGTTTTTCAGCAGCGAGTCCAGAATAAAAATCGTTTCATACTTGCGCAAAGTATCCTCCAAAAGTATGTGATGGGAATGATGATTGATTTCTCTGTTCGCGGCTTGGAACCGACAAGAGGGAGATGATGGCGCCTTTCCCGGCAAAAGGTGAGTCGACGATTTAGTTGAAGCGGTTCATCGCTTGATCTACACCGTTCTCGATAAACACCTGAACGGCCTCGACGGCTCGAATCAGTACGGATTCGAGTTCCTCTTGCTCATTTTTGGAAAAGGGGGACAGAACGAAATCCACCATGTCCCTCTTTGCGTATTCGTTGCCAATGCCGATGCGCAAACGAGCAAATTCTTTGGAACCGAGCTGCGTGATGATCGAGTCAAGGCCGTTATGCCCGCCGGAGCTTCCCTGCCGCCTAATCCTCAAGCGGCCGAACGGCAACTCCACATCATCCAAGATCACCAGCAGTCGATTCAGTTCTATTCGATAATACCTGACGAGTTCTGATACGGCAAATCCGCTGTTGTTCATGTAGGTCAGCGGTTTTGCCAGGAAAACTCGTTCATCCTTCCAAAGAACCTCGCCCAATTCGTAGGAATTGAGCTTGCGAAACCGGACATCCCATCTTTCCGCCAACCGGTCGACAACCATAAAGCCGACATTGTGCCGAGTTTTTTCGTATCGGCGGCCCGGATTGCCGAGCCCGACGATAAGGAAAGGAGAAGGCATGAGCGGAACAATGGGGAGGCCGCTTTACTTTTCTTCCTCTTCCTCCTCTTCCTTAGCACGGCGGGTGATCACTTCGGGCTCCGCAGGACCGGCTTCTTCGGCAGCCGGAGCTTCAACTTCGCCGCGCGGCGCGCTGACGGTGGCAATCACCGTTTCCGGGTCGCCGTGCACAGTAATCTTTTCCAGATGGATATCGCCGATCGTCAGGCTGTCTCCCAAATCGAGTTGCGAAACGTCCAATTCGATCACTTCCGGCAAATCGGCAGGAAAGCATTCCACCTCAACCTCACGCAGAACCTGCTGCAGCAGGCCGCCGCCGACGCGCACGCCGATCGGCGTTCCGTGCAGCGCCACATGCACGTTGACCCGGATTTTCTCCGTCATTTCGATGCCCATCAAATCGAGATGAATCGGTTTGCCCGAGATGGGATCGAACTGTATGTCGCGGATGACGCATTTTTTCCTATCCTTGCCGTCAAAGACTACGTCGATCAAAGCGGACTCGTGTCCCCAGACGGCGCGCAGGGCTTTGCGCTCGATGGCAAAAGGGATATTCTGTTTTCCGTGAAAATAATAAATGCCCGGTATCTGGTCCTGGCGGCGGATCTTTTTTGCCGCACCGGTTCCTAATGCCGTACGAGTGGTTACATTCAATACTATTTCACTCATTGTCGAGCTCCGATTCTGTTGATGTGTCGCTTTATCGTTACAGTGTACAAAATAATTGTCGAAAACGCTGTCTTAATGAAGAACGGCATCCTTTTGCGGAAAGAGATCGGAAATCGATCGTTTGTGATGAATCCGGTAGATTGCTTCCGCAAAAAGGGGCGCGGCGGACAAGAATTCCATTTTCGGCGTCCTTTTCTCCGGCGGCACAAAGATCGAATCGGTCAGAAAGATTTTTTTCAATGCCGATTTCTCGATCAATTCCGGTGCATTTCCGGAGAGAACGGCATGTGTACAGGCGGCATAGATCTCTTGGGCGCCGTTGTCCTTCAGCACCTCGACAGCCTTGACCAGGGTGCCCGCCGTATCCACCAGATCATCGACGAGCAGAACGTTTTTGCCGCGCACGTCGCCGATGAATTCCGTCACAGTACAGACATTATGTTTAACCCGACGCTTGTTCAGCAACGCAAGCTCCGTATTCAGGCGCACGGCATAAGACCGCGCCAGATGAATGCCGCCGATGTCGGGCGAGGCGACCACCAAATTGGGCAGCTTGAGTGCGGCAATATGCTTGACGAAAATAGCCGCTCCATAGAGATGGTCGACCGGTATATCGAAAAAGCCCTGAATCTGCGAAGCATGCAGATCGAGCGTCAATACTCGTTTTGCGCCCGCCGTACTGATCAAATTGGCCACCAGTTTGGCCGATATGGCCACTCGCGGCTGATCCTTACGATCCTGCCGCGCATAGCCGAAATAGGGAATCACCGCAGTTATGGTGTGCGCCGAAGCGCGCCGCGCCGCATCCAGCATGATCAGCAGCTCCATCAGATTGTCGCCGGGTGCATTGGTCGATTGAATAAGAAAAACATCCGCGCCGCGAATGTTCTCTTCATACTTGACCCAAATTTCGCCGTCGGCAAAATTTTTTGCGGACAGCTGCCCCAGCGGAATCTTGAGATGTTCGGCGATTTTTTCCGCCAACGGTCTATTGGAACGACCGGAAAAAAGTTTGGCTTCCGCTTCGGGCTTTGACACGGTCATGCTGTGAACGGAAAATATGAATGCAAAAACAATAAAACCCGCATTCTGCAGGTCTTGACAAAATTTAATGCTGGGGCGGGAGGATTCGAACCTCCGAATGCTGGATCCAAAATCCAGAGGCTTTCCGCTTGCCGACGCCCCAGAATTACGTAAATACCGGTCGAAAAACAACCGTTCGTGCGCCTGTATTTCTCAATTTTTCAGCAGCAGTTTCTGCCGCTTCTTGGCTAGAAAACAGACCGAAAACTGAAGAGCCGCTGCCCGATAATGCAGCGTAAAAGGCGCCTAATTGGTAAAACAGCTCCACCTGCTGCCGCAAAATCGGAAAATCTCGAAGAACAACGATCTCGAGGTCGTTAGTAAACAGAGACTTCCACTCGGCAAAAGGCGGAAGATTACTTGCAAAGCTTTTAAATTTAGAACTTTTCATGATTAAAGTCAAGCTTAAATTCAGTTTCCGATAAACATCCGCTGTCGCAATTGAAAAATCGGGTATGAGGAGCACGCCGAAATAGTCCGGTCGATGCGGCAGAGGCGTGATGCGTTCGCCCTTGCCTTCACCCAATGCCAGACCGCCGTAAATGAAAAAAGCGGCATCGGCCCCAATTGTCGCCGCAAGTGCCGCTAATTCATCATGCGATATGCGGCAATTCCAAAGCTCATTCAGAGCTTTCAGGGTGACGGCGGCATTGCTGCTGCCGCCGCCCAATCCGCCGCCCATCGGGATCCGCTTGATCAAATGAATTCGGCAGCCTGTGTGTTCATTCTTGGCAAAAGGTTTTAATAAATTCGCTGCACGAACAATTAAATTTCGGTCGTCGGTCGGACAAGCCGGATCGTTACAAGTTAAAATGATTTCATGGGACGGTAAAGGTTCGAAAAACAGATCATCACAAAAGTCGATCTGTTGAAAGAGCGTCTCCAATTCATGATAGCCGTCCGGTCTTTTACCCAAAATCCGCAGCCCAATATTGATTTTTGCATACGAACGAATCTTCATGGCACTTTAATTTAGGGATAATTATGCATTTTTTGAATAGAATTTCCCCTCTTAAAGTTTGTTGTTTTTATCGCTCTAAATTCTTATTATCAATAAGAAAATGTGGAAAAAGAGGCATGTCCAGGCTTTACATCATTTCAGATTTACATTTGGGAGCCGAGAGCAAAGCTCTTGAGCGCGAAAAGGAAGAGAAAGCGTACTCTTTTTTTTGTCATGTAAAAAAAGAAAGAGGAGATTTGCTTATCGTCGGCGATCTTTTCGATTTTTGGTTTGAATATCGCCATGCTGTCCCTAAAAGACACTTCCGAATTCTTTCTATTTTGTCCTTAATGAGCAAAAGCATACCCATCCACTATCTGGTCGGCAATCACGATTTCTGGCTCAACTCGTTTATTTCCGAAGAGATCGGCCTGATTGTTCATGCCGACGATTTTTCATTTCAATACGACGGCCTGCGCATCTATGTTCGACATGGCGACGGCCTTTTGAAAAGCGATCACGGTTATCGGCTCTTAAAAAAAATATTACGGAATCGGCTCTCGATTAATCTTTATCGCGCGGTCCATCCCGATATTGGGATTCCCCTGGCGCTTTATTGTTCTGGTCTCAGCCGCAAAGCCGGTGAAAAAAACGGCAAAGATTATCGTGACGATGACTATCGTGATTTTGCTTTTCAAAAAATCGAGCAAGGCTACCAGGTGGTCATTCTCGGTCATACCCATGTGCCCGCCTTGGCTGCTTATCAGAACGGCGTTTATTTGAACCCGGGCTTTTGGGGAAAAAACTTTACTTTTGCCGTCTTGGATGACGGTGCCGCAAAACTTTTTCGGTGGGACGGCGAGAAAGAAATAGACTTTCAGCCGTTTTTGCCGCCTGGAAATAAAAAATATATCAACGACAGGAGGATTTGTGTACCCGGTACTTTTTAAAATAGGTGCTTTCGAGCTGCGTTCCTACGGTCTCGCTTTGGCTGTTTCGTTTTTACTGGGAATTTTGATATCATTGAAACGCGCCCAAAAGGCAAATGTCGATCAAAACACCATCATGGACTTGTCCGTGTTGATGATCATCAGCGCGATTATCGGCTCGCGGTTGCTCTATGTGCTGTTTCATTTGGATGAATTCAGAGGACGGTGGCTGGATACTATCAGCCCCATTCAAAGCAACGGTCAAATCGGCCTTGCCGGTTTGTCCGTCATGGGCGGCATTATCTTTTGCTTCATCACCGCTTTTATTTACCTCCGCATTAAGAAAAAACCTTTTTTCAAAATTGCCGATGTGATGATCCCGACCGTCGGGTTAGGTATCTTTATTACCCGAATCGGCTGTTTCCTTAATGGATGCTGCTTCGGCCTGCCCTGCAACGGCCATCATCCCATTTGTGTCACGTTTCCTCTCGATAGTCCGGCGGGCGGTGTTTTCCCAAATCAACCTCTTATTCCCACGCAACTTTATTCTTCCCTTTACGGATTGATGATCTTCGGCCTATTGCTGTGGGCTGAACGCTATAAATGGTTCGACGGATTTCTATTTTCACTTTTTCTCATTTTATATGGAATTTCCCGCTTTACGATCGACATTTTCCGTTACTACGAAGAGAGTACGATTGTTTTAAATATGCGTACTTTGGGATTGACCATCAATCAGCTTTTAAGCATCGCTTTTATAGTCGCCGGTGTTGGCATTATTGTTGCAAATTTTAATTTGAAGA
The candidate division KSB1 bacterium DNA segment above includes these coding regions:
- a CDS encoding 50S ribosomal protein L25 — encoded protein: MSEIVLNVTTRTALGTGAAKKIRRQDQIPGIYYFHGKQNIPFAIERKALRAVWGHESALIDVVFDGKDRKKCVIRDIQFDPISGKPIHLDLMGIEMTEKIRVNVHVALHGTPIGVRVGGGLLQQVLREVEVECFPADLPEVIELDVSQLDLGDSLTIGDIHLEKITVHGDPETVIATVSAPRGEVEAPAAEEAGPAEPEVITRRAKEEEEEEEK
- the ssb gene encoding single-stranded DNA-binding protein; amino-acid sequence: MSELKMPDINTILIAGTVTGEPTLRRTPAGTAVTNFYIASNRKYRDNAGIWRESVCHVGVVAWQKLAEIAHEMLKPGTVVLVDGELQSRSWKTEEGNNKSVVEIRARRIQFLENSGSRDLGEEAAPAEEEKQQPLQPEIKAQEASGRQIVGPTEFDFGYQDLKI
- a CDS encoding UDP-2,3-diacylglucosamine diphosphatase, yielding MSRLYIISDLHLGAESKALEREKEEKAYSFFCHVKKERGDLLIVGDLFDFWFEYRHAVPKRHFRILSILSLMSKSIPIHYLVGNHDFWLNSFISEEIGLIVHADDFSFQYDGLRIYVRHGDGLLKSDHGYRLLKKILRNRLSINLYRAVHPDIGIPLALYCSGLSRKAGEKNGKDYRDDDYRDFAFQKIEQGYQVVILGHTHVPALAAYQNGVYLNPGFWGKNFTFAVLDDGAAKLFRWDGEKEIDFQPFLPPGNKKYINDRRICVPGTF
- the pth gene encoding aminoacyl-tRNA hydrolase; the protein is MPSPFLIVGLGNPGRRYEKTRHNVGFMVVDRLAERWDVRFRKLNSYELGEVLWKDERVFLAKPLTYMNNSGFAVSELVRYYRIELNRLLVILDDVELPFGRLRIRRQGSSGGHNGLDSIITQLGSKEFARLRIGIGNEYAKRDMVDFVLSPFSKNEQEELESVLIRAVEAVQVFIENGVDQAMNRFN
- the lgt gene encoding prolipoprotein diacylglyceryl transferase, whose protein sequence is MYPVLFKIGAFELRSYGLALAVSFLLGILISLKRAQKANVDQNTIMDLSVLMIISAIIGSRLLYVLFHLDEFRGRWLDTISPIQSNGQIGLAGLSVMGGIIFCFITAFIYLRIKKKPFFKIADVMIPTVGLGIFITRIGCFLNGCCFGLPCNGHHPICVTFPLDSPAGGVFPNQPLIPTQLYSSLYGLMIFGLLLWAERYKWFDGFLFSLFLILYGISRFTIDIFRYYEESTIVLNMRTLGLTINQLLSIAFIVAGVGIIVANFNLKKMSQSG
- the rpsR gene encoding 30S ribosomal protein S18 — translated: MLKKKRICRFCEEGVTYIDYKDDKRLLRFTTEQGKIIPRRTSGTCAKHQRQLVSAIKIARELALIPYISDIAK
- the ispE gene encoding 4-(cytidine 5'-diphospho)-2-C-methyl-D-erythritol kinase, translated to MKIRSYAKINIGLRILGKRPDGYHELETLFQQIDFCDDLFFEPLPSHEIILTCNDPACPTDDRNLIVRAANLLKPFAKNEHTGCRIHLIKRIPMGGGLGGGSSNAAVTLKALNELWNCRISHDELAALAATIGADAAFFIYGGLALGEGKGERITPLPHRPDYFGVLLIPDFSIATADVYRKLNLSLTLIMKSSKFKSFASNLPPFAEWKSLFTNDLEIVVLRDFPILRQQVELFYQLGAFYAALSGSGSSVFGLFSSQEAAETAAEKLRNTGARTVVFRPVFT
- the rpsF gene encoding 30S ribosomal protein S6, with the protein product MRKYETIFILDSLLKNEEIDAIVNKYERFISANGGQINVTEKWGKKRLAYEIKKRQYGYYVLIRFDGPPTIVKALERELRLNEAVLRYKTLLMNKKAIEALAARGIATTPQPAAEPELSVAAVTAAESEKASETAEQSAKAEEEPAAEPFENEAEEKQD
- a CDS encoding ribose-phosphate pyrophosphokinase, whose amino-acid sequence is MTVSKPEAEAKLFSGRSNRPLAEKIAEHLKIPLGQLSAKNFADGEIWVKYEENIRGADVFLIQSTNAPGDNLMELLIMLDAARRASAHTITAVIPYFGYARQDRKDQPRVAISAKLVANLISTAGAKRVLTLDLHASQIQGFFDIPVDHLYGAAIFVKHIAALKLPNLVVASPDIGGIHLARSYAVRLNTELALLNKRRVKHNVCTVTEFIGDVRGKNVLLVDDLVDTAGTLVKAVEVLKDNGAQEIYAACTHAVLSGNAPELIEKSALKKIFLTDSIFVPPEKRTPKMEFLSAAPLFAEAIYRIHHKRSISDLFPQKDAVLH
- the rplI gene encoding 50S ribosomal protein L9, which translates into the protein MKIILKSDIDKLGKAGDIVETKRGYARNYLIPKGYAVEATPANLKIIEQEKAAAMRRLQKEIDEAKKFAEQLENVSVTATVQVGEENRVFGAVTNQTIAELLAEKGIEIDRKKILLEEPIKQLGVFDVPIKLHSEVEAKIKVWVVRE